In Candida orthopsilosis Co 90-125, chromosome 4 draft sequence, a single genomic region encodes these proteins:
- a CDS encoding Cox19 cytochrome c oxidase assembly protein: MASGAPGGNFRTWTPTPPERGSFPLDHDGECKEQMMKYLKCMKFTENKNAPNCRILAKDYLKCRMDNQLMDKSDWDSLGLINLPGDKENHSKTNPAGEEKTKPRN, translated from the exons ATGGCCAGTGGAGCACCAG GAGGAAATTTCAGAACATGGACACCAACACCACCCGAGAGAGGTTCGTTTCCTCTTGATCACGATGGGGAATGTAAGGaacaaatgatgaagtatCTCAAGTGCATGAAATTCACAGAGAACAAGAATGCTCCAAACTGTCGGATATTAGCAAAAGACTATTTAAAGTGCAGGATGGACAACCAGTTGATGGATAAAAGTGATTGGGATTCGCTAGGGTTAATAAATCTACCAGGAGATAAAGAAAATCATAGCAAGACAAATCCGGCAGGGGAGGAGAAAACAAAACCGAGGAACTGA
- a CDS encoding Kem1 5'-->3' exoribonuclease has translation MGIPKFFRFISERWPLISQLIDEKQIPEFDNLYLDMNSILHTCTHSNDGSITRISDDQMYAAIFNYIDHLFSIIKPKKTFYMAIDGVAPRAKMNQQRARRFRTAYEAEINLKKAIENGDELPKEDPFDSNSITPGTEFMAKLTENLKYFVHKKITEDSRWANIEIVLSGHEVPGEGEHKIQEFIRAVRSQDGYDPNLRHCIYGLDADLIMLGLVSHDPHFALLREEVTFGNRKSSSGPKDVTDQKFFLLHLSLVREYLELEFKEVEEQISFEYDFEKVLDDFILIMYVIGNDFLPHLPDLHLNKGAFPLLISTFKQSLLQSDGYINEDGKINLRRLNIWVHHLSDFEFENFEEREVDVEWFNKKLDDVSISGEKKRKKIGKLLILKEQKKLVGFIKPWLMEVSSHPVSKLIQLDNEEKLPTLKLNKEDVEKNLEFLKQFALEAGFLIIHSKLDDAYVAKLDIDGLSPSESEEDYDERISELRKAVKSYQTANLVESQDVLGETKGVYEEKFKSWKNNYYEEKLNFSIDNKEKLTEMTEHYIEGLQWVLYYYYRGCPSWNFYYRYHYAPRISDISVGLEELIKKGVDITFEKSKPFKPFEQLMAVLPARSKKLMPAVYRPLMTDEKSPIIGFYPHEVDIDMNGKTASWEAVVLLDFVDEKKLLDALKPIESKLTPEETKRNSYGNNIKFINNPQIDKVYPSPLPGFFHDIEHDKCYETVFVLPEVVEPKIGKLEEARTGTDLSAGFPTLQSIPFTFELALNEVKVFNFSSKSESMVLNVENVWSDMTSHQFAQSFAGRLIYGNWPFLRECKVVRVEDGENSYESVRNIKGFKHVVTTEMNPEEKRIYRSTCNNLNYFWDKTKGVKLGQIEVLVHVKAVNGLIRNSKGAYVKTYSKDVEIFPLQLIVKDVTHKDQRFATRPPLPVEEEFPLRSQVIFLGDLGYGAPAQVVGYSGDKLSIKVSKISSVAEPNIGKRRQSIEAKQISYVPSFDVGKKLGINPLLLSKITSQYMIQDGNKKINIGLELKFQSKRQKVLGYTRQSANGKFWEFSPLAINLIQTYKQKFPKLFAKLSQLKGSDIPNLKDVSDADEIQEVKKWLKEVKADLIPVSLESQSFTKFSFASIEQYMENYVLSQVPMINKDIRGVPRNAILNASESYQLLSDQKFDLGDRVEYVQDFGKVPIMSKGTVVSIITVGSKTSLGVIFDVPQLSGNNMNGKLQTNRGLSLDSSLVLNLSNKQFVYHSKASKQRKIISEEEKVARIKAAQAKKLSKPQPRAPSDEKNKASNPLSASAQANEKVEPKSKGSNELLSLLRKKQSDESNDSSKATKIAEESQDEQNQMHNPQAAKQIYSQIFSNVMSEGNHPVNGGHYAASAQNGSQYGQPIPPAPYGFAPGAYYQQPPYSASSSAFTPQYTQPQQPTPGFKGGSAAESSGENRQPNAIDRFLNAAKKSEVNVKEDQKGKEDNKK, from the exons ATGG GTATTCCTAAGTTTTTTAGATTTATATCGGAAAGATGGCCCTTGATCTcgcaattgattgatgagaAGCAAATACCCGAGTTTGACAACTTGTATCTTGATATGAACTCAATCTTGCACACGTGTACTCACTCCAACGACGGTTCAATAACACGCATATCAGATGATCAAATGTACGCTGCaatattcaattatatTGATCATTTATTCAGCATAATTAAACCGAAAAAGACATTTTACATGGCAATTGATGGCGTTGCACCAAGAGCAAAgatgaatcaacaaagagCAAGGAGATTCAGAACTGCATACGAAGCGGAAattaatttgaaaaaagcTATTGAAAACGGCGATGAGCTTCCAAAGGAGGATCCCTTTGATTCCAACTCGATCACACCAGGTACCGAATTTATGGCTAAATTGACGGAAAACTTAAAGTACTTTGTGCATAAGAAGATAACAGAGGACTCAAGGTGGgcaaatattgaaattgtattgAGTGGTCACGAAGTTCCAGGGGAAGGTGAACACAAGATTCAAGAATTCATCAGAGCTGTCAGATCTCAAGACGGTTATGACCCTAACTTGAGGCATTGTATTTACGGATTGGACGCAGATTTGATCATGTTGGGATTAGTAAGTCATGATCCTCATTTTGCATTGTTGCGTGAGGAGGTTACCTTTGGAAACCGCAAGAGCTCTTCGGGGCCAAAGGACGTCACTGATCAAaaattctttcttttaCATTTATCATTAGTGAGAGAgtatttggaattggagTTCAAAGAGGTTGAGGAACAGATTAGCTTTGAGTATGATTTCGAAAAAGTTTTGGATGATTTTATTCTTATCATGTACGTCATTGGTAATGATTTTTTACCCCATCTACCTGATTTGCATTTGAACAAAGGTGCATTTCCTTTATTGATATCAACATTTAAACAAAGTTTACTTCAATCTGACGGGTACATCAACGAGGATGgtaaaataaatttgagGAGGTTGAACATTTGGGTCCACCATTTgtctgattttgaattcGAAAATTTTGAGGAGAGAGaggttgatgttgaatggTTCAACAAGAAACTTGACGATGTTTCTATATCAGgagagaaaaagagaaaaaaaattggtaaattgttgatcttgaaggaacaaaagaaattggttgGCTTTATCAAGCCTTGGCTTATGGAAGTCTCGAGTCATCCTGTCAGCAAACTTATTCAATTGGACAATGAAGAGAAATTGCCAactttgaagttgaacaaaGAGGACGTGgagaaaaatttggaatttctCAAGCAGTTTGCATTGGAAGCCGGGTTTTTGAttattcattcaaaattagATGATGCTTATGTGGCCAAGTTGGACATTGACGGGTTGTCACCATCAGAATCGGAAGAGGATTACGACGAACGTATTAGTGAATTAAGAAAGGCTGTCAAGTCGTATCAAACGGCAAATTTAGTTGAAAGTCAGGATGTTCTTGGTGAAACCAAGGGTGTGTATGAAGAGAAATTCAAGTCATGGAAAAACAATTACTACGAAGAAAAGTTGAACTTTTCTATTgacaacaaagaaaaattgacCGAGATGACCGAGCATTACATTGAAGGGTTACAATGGGTCttgtattattattatcGCGGTTGTCCATCATGGAATTTCTATTACAGATACCACTATGCTCCAAGGATCTCAGACATTTCTGTCGGGTTAGAAGAATTAATTAAGAAAGGAGTTGATattacatttgaaaaatcaaaaccgTTCAAACCATTTGAGCAATTGATGGCTGTGCTTCCAGCAAGATCCAAAAAATTAATGCCAGCTGTATACAGACCATTAATGACAGATGAAAAATCGCCCATTATTGGTTTCTACCCACACGAGGTAGACATCGATATGAATGGTAAGACAGCTTCTTGGGAGGCTGTTGTTTTattggattttgttgatgaaaaaaagtTGCTTGACGCTTTGAAGCCTATTGAATCAAAGTTGACACctgaagaaacaaagagaaattcTTATGGaaataatatcaaatttattaaCAACCcacaaattgataaagtgTATCCTTCGCCATTGCCGGGATTTTTCCACGATATAGAGCATGACAAATGTTATGAGACAGTGTTTGTTTTACCCGAAGTAGTGGAACCTAAGATTGGTAAATTAGAAGAAGCACGTACCGGTACTGATCTACTGGCTGGGTTCCCAACCTTACAGTCAATTCCCTTCACTTTTGAGTTGGCATTGAATGAAGTGAAGGTATTTAActtttcatccaaatcgGAATCCATGGTTTTGAACGTGGAGAATGTGTGGTCAGATATGACTCTGCATCAATTTGCCCAAAGCTTTGCCGGTAGATTGATTTATGGCAACTGGCCGTTTTTGAGAGAGTGCAAGGTTGTGAGAGTTGAAGATGGCGAAAACAGTTATGAGTCAGTGAGGAATATCAAAGGTTTCAAACATGTGGTTACTACTGAAATGAATccagaagaaaaaagaatataCCGCTCTACATgtaacaatttgaattacTTTTGGGACAAGACAAAAGGTGTGAAACTTGGACAAATCGAAGTATTGGTCCATGTAAAGGCTGTGAATGGGTTGATTAGAAACCTGAAAGGTGCATACGTCAAGACATACTCTAAggatgttgaaattttccCATTGCAGTTGATTGTTAAGGATGTTACTCACAAGGATCAAAGATTTGCTACCAGACCACCCTTGCCAGTTGAAGAGGAATTTCCATTGCGCTCCCAGGTTATTTTCCTTGGTGATTTAGGATATGGAGCTCCAGCACAAGTTGTCGGTTATTCTGGCGATAAATTGAGTATTAAAGTCTCAAAAATCTCTTCAGTGGCTGAACCCAATATCGGAAAGAGGAGACAAAGCATTGAAGCGAAACAGATCAGCTATGTCCCATCGTTTGATGTTGGTAAGAAGCTTGGAATCAATCCCCTTTTGTTGTCAAAAATCACAAGTCAGTATATGATCCAAGATGGtaataaaaaaatcaatattgGATTAgagttgaaatttcaaagcaaaagacaaaaagtGTTGGGATATACCAGACAACTGGCTAACGGAAAGTTTTGGGAGTTTTCTCCATTGGCGATTAACTTGATCCAAACTTACAAGCAAAAGTTTCCAAAGTTGTTCGCCAAATTGTCTCAATTGAAAGGATCAGATATTCCAAACTTGAAGGATGTGTCAGATGCGGATGAAATTCAAGAAGTTAAAAAATGGTTGAAAGAAGTCAAGGCTGATTTGATCCCAGTTTCTCTAGAAAGTCAATCATTTACTAAATTCAGTTTTGCTTCTATTGAGCAATACATGGAAAATTACGTCTTAAGTCAAGTGCCTATGATTAACAAAGATATTAGGGGTGTTCCCAGAAACGCAATCCTTAATGCCAGCGAATCTTACCAGTTGTTAAGTgatcaaaagtttgatttAGGTGATCGTGTTGAATATGTGCAAGATTTCGGAAAGGTTCCAATCATGTCGAAAGGAACAGTTGTATCTATAATCACTGTTGGTTCGAAGACTTCATTGGGTGTCATTTTTGATGTGCCACAATTGAGTGGAAACAATATGAATGGAAAACTTCAAACCAATCGTGGTCTTTCATTGGATTCCTCGTTAGTTCTCAATTTGAGCAACAAACAGTTTGTTTATCACTCTAAAGCTTCCAAACAAAGAAAGATTATAAGTGAGGAAGAAAAAGTTGCTCGTATCAAGGCAGCTCAAGCCAAGAAGTTGTCCAAGCCTCAACCGCGGGCACCATCAGACGAGAAGAATAAAGCTTCAAACCCACTAAGTGCATCAGCACAAGCTAATGAAAAGGTGGAACCTAAATCCAAGGGATCTAATGAGTTGTTATCTTTGTTGAGGAAGAAACAGTCAGATGAGTCAAACGATAGCTCTAAAGCAACAAAGATTGCCGAAGAATCACAAgatgaacaaaatcaaatgcaCAATCCACAAGCTGCAAAACAGATTTACAGTCAGATCTTCTCAAATGTTATGAGTGAAGGTAATCATCCAGTCAATGGGGGACATTACGCTGCAAGTGCTCAAAATGGTTCTCAATACGGCCAACCAATCCCTCCTGCTCCTTATGGATTCGCACCAGGTGCTTACTACCAGCAACCTCCTTATTCAGCCTCATCATCTGCCTTTACACCTCAATACACCCAGCCTCAACAACCAACACCCGGATTTAAGGGCGGTTCTGCTGCTGAATCGAGTGGTGAAAATAGACAACCCAATGCTATTGATAGATTTTTGAACGCTGCGAAGAAATCGGAAGTTAACGTCAAAGAGGACCAAAAGGGCAAGGAAGACAATAAAAAATGA